A single region of the Candidatus Thermoplasmatota archaeon genome encodes:
- a CDS encoding class I SAM-dependent methyltransferase, with amino-acid sequence MDARAAWTRKYAREPAPWRGGGDAAFAARHLASAPPGWVLDLGAGGGKTHRALAAALPDRRLLALDWVAVSLGGAREAAVGDATRPPLRAGACAGVVASHLLGALDADGRARAASAIVDLLAPKGIAVVVDFARGDLRDGAGRRVEDATYERDGLLAHYFAPGEVERLLPGLSPVEVVEAEAPTRFAGPRRRVLAAFHRV; translated from the coding sequence GTGGACGCCCGCGCCGCCTGGACGCGCAAGTACGCCCGCGAGCCCGCGCCCTGGCGCGGGGGCGGCGACGCCGCGTTTGCCGCGCGGCATCTCGCGTCCGCGCCCCCCGGGTGGGTGCTCGACCTCGGCGCGGGCGGCGGCAAGACGCATCGCGCCCTCGCGGCCGCGCTTCCCGATCGCCGCCTGCTCGCGCTCGACTGGGTCGCCGTTTCGCTCGGAGGCGCCCGCGAGGCCGCGGTCGGGGACGCGACGCGGCCGCCGCTGCGCGCCGGCGCGTGCGCGGGGGTCGTCGCATCGCACCTCCTGGGCGCGCTCGACGCGGACGGCCGCGCGCGGGCGGCGTCGGCCATCGTCGACCTTCTCGCCCCGAAAGGCATCGCCGTCGTCGTGGACTTCGCGCGGGGCGACCTCAGGGACGGCGCGGGCCGCCGGGTCGAGGACGCGACGTACGAGCGCGACGGGCTCCTCGCGCACTACTTCGCGCCGGGCGAGGTCGAGCGCCTCCTCCCGGGGCTCTCGCCCGTCGAAGTCGTCGAGGCCGAAGCCCCCACGCGCTTCGCGGGACCTCGGCGCAGGGTCCTCGCCGCGTTCCACCGCGTTTAA
- a CDS encoding heme-copper oxidase subunit III, with product MSHPTGSAPGSAAHAEHELSPWPPLIGLGLLVAYLGVVHGTIPLVIGIAIFFVAIGGWIRDDIRNWPTSPPDNVPGQKKAPEFMAMVLFLGTEVVVFGTLFAAWYNGEGRAIAQGLAWPPPGFHLDIPGTTINTVILLLSGLTCHISHLAIRRGNHKRFVQWMAATVVLGAIFLGLQVVEYQKLFAEGFGFTTNYYTTSFYMLTGTHGLHVAFGLLMLILVLVRGLMGQFTAEKHLAVEAFALYWHFVDLVWIVLYFVVYDPIPYFLGGH from the coding sequence ATGAGTCACCCCACGGGATCCGCCCCCGGGTCTGCCGCGCATGCCGAGCACGAGCTCAGCCCCTGGCCTCCGCTCATCGGTCTCGGGCTTCTCGTCGCCTACCTCGGCGTCGTGCACGGCACGATTCCGCTCGTGATCGGGATTGCGATCTTCTTCGTCGCGATCGGCGGCTGGATCCGCGACGACATCCGCAACTGGCCGACGTCGCCGCCCGATAACGTGCCCGGCCAGAAGAAGGCGCCCGAGTTCATGGCGATGGTCCTCTTCCTCGGGACCGAGGTCGTCGTGTTCGGCACGCTCTTCGCGGCGTGGTACAACGGCGAGGGCCGCGCGATCGCGCAGGGCCTCGCGTGGCCGCCGCCCGGCTTCCACCTCGACATCCCGGGCACCACGATCAACACCGTGATCCTGCTCCTCTCGGGCCTCACGTGCCACATCTCGCACCTCGCGATCCGCCGCGGCAACCACAAGCGCTTCGTGCAGTGGATGGCGGCGACGGTCGTCCTCGGCGCGATCTTCCTCGGCCTCCAGGTGGTCGAGTACCAGAAGCTCTTCGCGGAAGGCTTCGGGTTCACCACGAACTACTACACGACCTCGTTCTACATGCTGACCGGCACGCACGGTCTGCACGTCGCCTTCGGTCTCCTCATGCTCATCCTCGTGCTCGTGCGCGGCCTCATGGGCCAGTTTACGGCCGAGAAGCACCTCGCCGTGGAGGCCTTCGCCCTCTACTGGCACTTCGTCGATCTCGTCTGGATCGTGCTCTACTTCGTCGTGTACGATCCGATCCCGTACTTCCTCGGAGGTCACTGA
- the coxB gene encoding cytochrome c oxidase subunit II has protein sequence MARRTRTLRKIAVVLAALLMTLPTVLATGTYPDASPVAERISDLFAVILYVALVIGVGVEIVLIWFLWRSKSIQHPPTGEEERGHARLEFAWTVVPALILITIAYLSVSTLEATDTLPEDGPDTIDVTVVGAQWIWRFEYPDGSTSSPDLYVAEGVNVRLTIRSVDVVHSFNVPSLGVKIDAIPNHDNKYWFRATAPGEYHMQCTAFCGISHAYMTGKVVVFPRTEGGALYGEDAAGVSGPSRGEENVPPGPEFTVELRESNCPGDKPWCIVPQEITVNEGDGVHLRVVHVGTNRVPHNLAIGAPYSFKTIDLDERGEETWLNFTASKTTTGATYICAIPGHATNGMTGTLVVNVRP, from the coding sequence ATGGCCCGCCGGACGCGCACGCTCCGCAAGATCGCGGTGGTACTCGCGGCTCTCCTCATGACGCTCCCGACCGTCCTCGCGACCGGTACCTACCCGGACGCGTCCCCCGTCGCGGAGCGCATCAGCGACCTCTTCGCCGTGATCCTGTACGTCGCCCTCGTCATCGGCGTGGGCGTCGAGATCGTCCTCATCTGGTTCCTCTGGCGCTCCAAGTCGATCCAGCACCCCCCGACGGGCGAGGAGGAGCGCGGCCACGCCCGCCTCGAGTTCGCGTGGACCGTCGTCCCCGCCCTCATCCTCATCACGATCGCCTACCTCTCGGTGAGCACGCTCGAAGCGACCGACACGCTCCCCGAGGACGGCCCCGACACGATCGACGTCACGGTCGTCGGCGCGCAGTGGATCTGGCGCTTCGAGTACCCCGACGGGTCGACCTCGAGCCCCGACCTCTACGTTGCGGAAGGCGTGAACGTGCGACTCACCATCCGTAGCGTCGACGTCGTGCATTCGTTCAACGTGCCGAGCCTCGGCGTGAAGATCGACGCGATCCCGAACCACGACAACAAGTACTGGTTCCGCGCGACCGCGCCCGGCGAGTACCACATGCAGTGCACCGCGTTCTGCGGCATCTCCCACGCCTACATGACGGGCAAGGTCGTCGTCTTCCCGCGCACCGAGGGCGGCGCGCTCTACGGCGAAGACGCCGCAGGCGTCTCCGGCCCGTCCCGCGGCGAGGAGAACGTCCCGCCGGGCCCCGAGTTCACGGTCGAGCTGCGCGAGAGCAACTGCCCCGGCGACAAGCCCTGGTGCATCGTCCCGCAGGAGATCACCGTCAACGAGGGCGACGGCGTCCACCTCCGCGTGGTCCACGTCGGCACGAACCGCGTCCCGCACAATCTCGCGATCGGGGCGCCCTACAGCTTCAAGACGATCGACCTCGACGAGCGCGGCGAGGAGACGTGGCTCAACTTCACGGCCTCCAAGACCACGACCGGCGCGACCTACATCTGCGCGATCCCCGGCCACGCCACGAACGGCATGACGGGCACCCTCGTCGTCAACGTCCGGCCGTAA
- a CDS encoding heme o synthase, which produces MKFRTLAVVTVVATFVLMAIGGYVKATGAGLACPGWPDCWGRMLPPFDIPDDVGFTEHQVMSEYVHRALAMVVGFMILGLAAWGWRAERHRRPLLAWLPIATIPVLFLQVMLGRWTVTEMLEPVIVTSHLATATVIYSMLLATAILAYVQPETRAPKPKAAVATATTSVLALVAAGADEAPVATRRAGVLDYVALTKPRIILLLVVTAYSAMLVAGGMSVPASLIVNTLVGGVLAAAAANTFNSYYDRDIDALMARTSGRPLPKNAVAPSDALNFGVGLTIAAFIYLWFTTNALAAWLAMGAIAMYLFFYTMWLKRRTPQNIVWGGLAGVFPPLVGWAAVTGTLTVPALVLAFIIFLWTPPHFWALALLRKEDYANAVVPMMPVVKGEASTRNQIVAYSVVLVASTLLLTWPLGALGVFYGASALVLGGLFLGFAVKLWAKHDDASAKALFWYSILYLGLLFAAMVLDVAIRTRGLLA; this is translated from the coding sequence GTGAAGTTCCGGACCCTCGCCGTCGTCACGGTCGTGGCCACGTTCGTCCTCATGGCGATCGGAGGCTACGTGAAGGCGACGGGGGCCGGTCTCGCGTGCCCCGGCTGGCCGGACTGCTGGGGCCGCATGCTCCCCCCCTTCGACATCCCCGACGACGTGGGTTTCACCGAGCACCAGGTCATGAGCGAGTACGTCCACCGCGCCCTCGCGATGGTCGTCGGCTTCATGATCCTCGGCCTCGCCGCGTGGGGCTGGCGCGCGGAGCGTCACCGCCGCCCGCTCCTCGCGTGGCTTCCCATCGCGACGATCCCGGTCCTTTTCCTGCAGGTCATGCTCGGCCGATGGACCGTGACGGAGATGCTCGAGCCCGTCATCGTCACGAGCCACCTCGCGACGGCGACGGTCATCTACTCGATGCTCCTCGCGACGGCCATCCTCGCCTACGTGCAGCCCGAGACGCGCGCGCCGAAGCCGAAGGCCGCGGTCGCGACGGCGACCACCTCCGTGCTCGCGCTCGTCGCCGCGGGCGCCGACGAGGCCCCGGTCGCGACGCGCCGCGCGGGAGTCCTGGATTACGTCGCGCTCACGAAGCCGCGCATCATCCTCCTCCTCGTCGTCACGGCCTACTCCGCGATGCTCGTCGCGGGCGGCATGTCCGTCCCGGCGTCCCTCATCGTGAACACGCTCGTGGGCGGCGTCCTCGCGGCGGCCGCCGCGAACACCTTCAACTCCTACTATGACCGCGACATCGACGCGCTCATGGCGCGCACGAGCGGTCGTCCCCTCCCGAAGAACGCGGTCGCGCCCTCGGACGCGCTGAACTTCGGCGTCGGGCTCACCATCGCGGCGTTCATCTACCTCTGGTTCACGACGAACGCGCTCGCGGCGTGGCTCGCGATGGGCGCGATCGCGATGTACCTCTTCTTCTACACCATGTGGCTCAAGCGCCGCACGCCCCAGAACATCGTGTGGGGCGGCCTCGCGGGCGTCTTCCCGCCGCTTGTGGGCTGGGCCGCGGTCACGGGCACCCTCACGGTGCCCGCGCTCGTGCTCGCCTTTATCATCTTCCTCTGGACGCCGCCCCACTTCTGGGCGCTCGCGCTCCTGCGCAAGGAGGACTACGCGAACGCGGTGGTCCCCATGATGCCCGTCGTGAAGGGCGAGGCCTCGACGCGCAACCAGATCGTCGCCTACAGCGTCGTGCTCGTCGCCTCGACGCTCCTCCTCACGTGGCCCCTCGGCGCGCTCGGCGTCTTCTACGGCGCGAGCGCGCTCGTGCTCGGCGGCCTCTTCCTCGGCTTCGCCGTGAAGCTCTGGGCGAAGCACGACGACGCGAGCGCGAAGGCGCTCTTCTGGTACAGCATCCTGTACCTCGGCCTCCTCTTCGCGGCCATGGTCCTCGACGTCGCGATCCGCACCCGCGGTCTCCTCGCGTAG
- a CDS encoding cbb3-type cytochrome c oxidase subunit I → MSHHEHGHPPAWKEWLFTTDHKKIGILYLITAFVFFLLGGLAALAIRWQLMWPTDPADAATALINPELFNQLFSMHGTTMIFLWIIPVAAGFGNYFVPLLIKARDMSFPRLNALSYWTYLAAGIVIYWGLFYPSAGAFALGNGGWTGYPPLSERPFSPGPGIDYWALGIQLVGVSSMLGAINFIVTTFRERGPGVTLNNMSLFVWSVLVTAVLVTFATPSIGSALVMLLFDRNLGTNFFWNPGCEPGIASYACLADPILYQHLFWFYSHPAVYVMILPPMGIVSWIIPRFTGRPIFGYKAMAYSMAAIGLIGFTVWMHHMFATGTSLLLRTGFMIMTMIIAVPSGVKVFNWLASIWHAKIQFTTPMLWSLGFVAMFTIGGVDGVFLASIPVDYHLHMTYWVVAHIHYVLFGGAVMGVFAGFYFWLPRMTGRMYNEKLGQWHFWLTLISLNIVFFTMHWVGYEGMPRRVYSYDAPFTLGNQLASLGAFILGAAQLLFIWNLVWMARHGPIVTKDPWGEKPTNEWLTYVPPKKAPAPGVAASGVLEVVPGGGQVK, encoded by the coding sequence ATGAGCCACCACGAGCACGGCCACCCGCCCGCGTGGAAGGAGTGGCTCTTCACGACCGACCACAAGAAGATCGGCATCCTCTACCTCATCACCGCGTTCGTGTTCTTCCTGCTCGGCGGCCTCGCGGCCCTCGCGATCCGCTGGCAGCTCATGTGGCCGACGGACCCGGCCGACGCGGCGACCGCCCTCATCAACCCGGAGCTGTTCAACCAGCTCTTCTCAATGCACGGCACGACGATGATCTTCCTGTGGATCATCCCCGTCGCCGCCGGGTTTGGCAACTACTTCGTCCCGCTCCTCATCAAGGCGCGCGACATGTCGTTCCCCCGCCTGAACGCGCTCTCGTACTGGACGTACCTCGCGGCGGGCATCGTCATCTACTGGGGCCTCTTCTACCCGTCCGCCGGCGCCTTCGCGCTCGGCAACGGCGGCTGGACCGGCTACCCGCCCCTCAGCGAGCGGCCCTTCAGCCCCGGCCCCGGCATCGACTACTGGGCGCTCGGCATCCAGCTCGTCGGCGTCTCCTCGATGCTCGGCGCGATCAACTTCATCGTGACCACGTTCCGCGAGCGCGGCCCGGGCGTCACGCTGAACAACATGTCGCTCTTCGTGTGGTCGGTCCTCGTCACGGCCGTTCTCGTGACGTTCGCGACGCCGTCGATCGGCAGCGCCCTCGTGATGCTGCTCTTCGACCGCAACCTCGGCACCAACTTCTTCTGGAACCCCGGTTGCGAGCCCGGCATCGCGAGCTACGCGTGTCTCGCGGACCCGATCCTCTACCAGCACCTGTTCTGGTTCTACAGCCACCCGGCGGTGTACGTCATGATCCTCCCGCCGATGGGCATCGTGAGCTGGATCATCCCGCGCTTCACGGGCCGCCCGATCTTCGGCTACAAGGCCATGGCCTACTCGATGGCCGCGATCGGTCTCATCGGCTTCACGGTCTGGATGCACCACATGTTCGCGACCGGCACGAGCCTGCTCCTGCGCACGGGCTTCATGATCATGACCATGATCATCGCCGTGCCGTCGGGCGTCAAGGTGTTCAACTGGCTCGCGTCCATCTGGCACGCGAAGATCCAGTTCACGACCCCGATGCTCTGGAGCCTCGGCTTCGTCGCGATGTTCACGATCGGCGGCGTCGACGGCGTCTTCCTCGCCTCGATCCCCGTGGACTACCACCTGCACATGACCTACTGGGTCGTCGCGCACATCCACTACGTGCTCTTCGGCGGCGCGGTCATGGGCGTCTTCGCCGGCTTCTACTTCTGGCTCCCGCGCATGACGGGCCGGATGTACAACGAGAAGCTCGGCCAGTGGCACTTCTGGCTGACGCTCATCAGCCTGAACATCGTGTTCTTCACGATGCACTGGGTGGGCTACGAGGGCATGCCCCGGCGCGTCTACTCGTACGACGCTCCGTTCACGCTCGGCAACCAGCTCGCCTCGCTCGGCGCCTTCATCCTCGGCGCGGCGCAGCTGCTCTTCATCTGGAACCTCGTCTGGATGGCGCGCCACGGGCCCATCGTCACGAAGGACCCGTGGGGCGAGAAGCCCACGAACGAGTGGCTGACCTACGTCCCGCCCAAGAAGGCGCCCGCCCCGGGCGTCGCCGCGAGCGGCGTCCTCGAGGTCGTGCCCGGCGGCGGCCAGGTGAAGTGA
- a CDS encoding Ig-like domain-containing protein, whose product MSGRLAQGLVVAVVLLALATPLAPSAGAAPASVAVSNFAFSPSTVNILAGETVTWSWSSGSHSVVGGVGAPSSDVWCSTRSPPAASCTKTFPTEGTFDYHCGVHPSSMKGKVIVGSTPTVAFTSHIPGETVSGVFTVSGTAAHASGIAKVEVAWGNLPYQLATGTTSWSRVVDANAQPNGPLAIKARATAGNGVAKEETLVVDLQNPLVSLVITAPAPHAGVAGVVNVTGTASHPSHPITAVTLSIDGASPVQAKRVGSGTSVGWYHLWDTTAGVHNGPHTLLVQGFVQYAPQASPKVALPLNVQNAPTWDLQVVSFSGTTANLQSLGASTLTVVARNHGNAVAENAEIRFEYRYKNTWRSIATETLTVPAFGTAGLSYAWTDPMLVGKFDVRVVLDPGNAIAETQEGNNVAQNTAAFWTTSVNGVRLVEP is encoded by the coding sequence ATGTCCGGGAGGCTCGCCCAGGGTCTCGTCGTCGCGGTCGTCCTCCTCGCGCTCGCGACGCCGCTCGCGCCGAGCGCGGGCGCGGCCCCCGCGAGCGTCGCCGTCTCCAACTTCGCTTTCTCGCCGTCCACCGTCAACATCCTCGCGGGCGAGACGGTCACGTGGAGCTGGTCCTCGGGCTCGCACAGCGTCGTCGGGGGCGTCGGTGCGCCCTCGTCCGACGTCTGGTGCTCGACGCGCTCGCCGCCCGCCGCAAGCTGCACGAAGACGTTTCCGACCGAGGGCACGTTCGACTACCACTGCGGCGTCCATCCTTCGAGCATGAAGGGCAAGGTCATCGTGGGCTCGACGCCGACGGTCGCGTTCACGAGCCACATCCCGGGCGAGACCGTGAGCGGCGTCTTCACCGTCTCCGGCACCGCGGCCCACGCAAGCGGCATCGCGAAGGTCGAGGTCGCCTGGGGCAACCTTCCGTATCAGCTCGCGACGGGCACGACTTCGTGGTCGCGCGTCGTGGACGCGAACGCGCAGCCGAACGGCCCGCTCGCGATCAAGGCCCGCGCGACGGCGGGCAACGGCGTCGCGAAGGAGGAGACGCTCGTGGTCGACCTTCAGAACCCGCTCGTCTCGCTCGTCATCACGGCGCCCGCCCCGCACGCGGGCGTCGCCGGCGTCGTGAACGTCACGGGCACCGCGTCGCATCCCTCCCATCCCATCACCGCCGTCACCCTGTCGATCGACGGCGCGAGCCCCGTCCAGGCGAAGCGCGTCGGAAGCGGCACGAGCGTCGGATGGTATCATCTCTGGGACACGACGGCGGGCGTGCACAACGGGCCGCATACGCTCCTCGTCCAGGGTTTCGTGCAGTACGCTCCGCAGGCCTCGCCCAAGGTCGCGCTCCCGCTCAACGTCCAGAATGCGCCCACGTGGGATCTCCAGGTCGTTTCGTTCTCGGGCACGACCGCGAACCTCCAGTCGCTCGGGGCGTCCACGCTCACGGTCGTCGCGCGCAACCATGGGAACGCCGTCGCGGAGAACGCCGAGATCCGCTTCGAGTACCGCTACAAGAACACGTGGCGGTCGATCGCGACGGAGACGCTCACGGTGCCCGCGTTCGGCACGGCGGGGCTCTCGTACGCCTGGACCGATCCGATGCTCGTCGGCAAGTTCGACGTGCGCGTCGTGCTCGATCCCGGAAACGCGATCGCGGAGACGCAGGAAGGCAACAACGTCGCCCAGAACACCGCCGCGTTCTGGACCACGAGCGTGAACGGCGTCCGCCTCGTCGAACCCTAG
- a CDS encoding YkgJ family cysteine cluster protein: MAAVVDYRELAGATFACLEGCGLCCATAPRLVEDEPRKLAGHAAYGRHVRRRSDGTVALALSGSACAMLDGARACSAYEARPTACRLFPFHVHLGPRIQVSLHRGCPGVAPGAAGASSATDLAKRVVAQALTPAALAEADRAALNFREFARRAAVVGWEASLADLAPAFAPVLPDLLDPGRLAEMYARLASGEAGLEEATAALDEPGDPAAFLADLALETFQEDPEGRPTHVADGFAWRAAVAADDRVTLFDVPARGEPRIVAETRLGNLPVGALDDGAREALARYLAIALARDHAAGAAARLVDRMGYEVTVPAAYARVAADTAGGLLLRAALEAKAAGRAVATAREADLAIRAQDMAFLSLPTIGAVL; encoded by the coding sequence ATGGCCGCCGTCGTCGACTACCGGGAGCTCGCGGGCGCCACCTTCGCGTGCCTCGAGGGTTGCGGCCTGTGCTGCGCGACGGCGCCCCGCCTCGTGGAGGACGAGCCGCGGAAGCTCGCGGGCCACGCGGCGTACGGCCGCCACGTGCGCCGCCGCTCGGACGGGACGGTGGCGCTCGCGCTTTCGGGCTCCGCGTGCGCGATGCTCGACGGCGCGCGGGCGTGCTCGGCGTACGAGGCGCGGCCGACGGCGTGCCGCCTCTTTCCGTTCCACGTGCACCTCGGCCCCCGCATCCAGGTGAGCCTCCATCGGGGCTGCCCCGGGGTCGCGCCGGGCGCTGCCGGAGCGTCGAGCGCAACGGACCTCGCGAAGCGCGTGGTCGCGCAGGCCTTGACGCCGGCCGCGCTCGCGGAGGCCGACCGCGCCGCCCTGAACTTCCGCGAGTTCGCCCGGCGCGCGGCCGTCGTCGGCTGGGAGGCGTCCCTCGCCGACCTCGCGCCCGCGTTCGCGCCGGTCTTGCCCGACCTGCTCGACCCCGGGCGGCTCGCGGAGATGTACGCGCGCCTCGCAAGCGGCGAGGCGGGCCTCGAGGAGGCGACGGCGGCGCTCGACGAGCCGGGCGACCCCGCCGCGTTCCTCGCGGACCTCGCGCTCGAGACGTTCCAGGAGGATCCCGAGGGCCGCCCGACGCACGTCGCGGACGGTTTCGCGTGGCGCGCGGCCGTCGCGGCGGACGACCGCGTGACGCTGTTCGACGTCCCCGCGCGCGGCGAGCCGAGGATCGTGGCCGAAACGCGCCTCGGGAACCTCCCGGTCGGCGCGCTCGACGACGGCGCCCGCGAGGCGCTCGCGCGCTACCTGGCCATCGCCCTCGCGCGCGACCACGCGGCGGGCGCCGCGGCGCGCCTCGTCGACCGGATGGGCTACGAGGTCACGGTGCCCGCGGCCTACGCCCGCGTGGCGGCGGACACGGCGGGCGGGCTCCTCCTGCGCGCCGCGCTCGAGGCGAAGGCCGCGGGCCGCGCGGTCGCGACGGCGCGCGAGGCCGACCTCGCGATCCGCGCGCAGGACATGGCGTTCCTGAGCCTCCCCACGATCGGAGCGGTCCTGTAG